CAGCCGCCCCCCGAGCCCCGCCCGGAACAGGGGGAACATCCGCCCCCATGCCCCCTCGCGCGCCACCACCAGACCGGTGCGCGCGTACGCGGTCCTGATGCCCGCCTCCTCGGCCGGGGCCGCCGCCTCCTCCCACTCCACGCACACATCCGGCAGAAAACCGTCCCCGGGCGGGGCCTCCTCGTCCACCGCGCGGTCCCCGGTCTCCCCGTACCAGCCGATCGCGCTGCCGCAGAGGAAGACGTCCGGCGGGGTGTCCAGGGTGGTGACCGCCTCCGCGAGCGCCGCCGTGCCCAGCACCCGGCTGTCGCGGATCTCCCTGCGGTACGCCTCGGTCCAGCGGTGGTCGCCGACGCCCGCCCCGGCGAGGTTGACCACGGCGTCACAGCCCACCAGGCCCGCCGTGTCCACGTACTGCCGCACCGGGTCCCACTCCACCTCGTCCCCCCTCCGGGCGGGGCGCCGCACCAGGCGCACCACCTCGTGCCCGTCCAGGCGCAGGGAGCGCGTGAGCGCCGTACCGATGAGTCCGGAGGCACCGGCGATCGCGATTCGCATGAAAACCAGTCTGCCCCCGGCCC
The nucleotide sequence above comes from Streptomyces clavuligerus. Encoded proteins:
- a CDS encoding TIGR01777 family oxidoreductase, which encodes MRIAIAGASGLIGTALTRSLRLDGHEVVRLVRRPARRGDEVEWDPVRQYVDTAGLVGCDAVVNLAGAGVGDHRWTEAYRREIRDSRVLGTAALAEAVTTLDTPPDVFLCGSAIGWYGETGDRAVDEEAPPGDGFLPDVCVEWEEAAAPAEEAGIRTAYARTGLVVAREGAWGRMFPLFRAGLGGRLGDGRQYWSFIALHDEVAALRHILDTPLAGPVNLTAPAPVTNREVTAAMGRVLRRPTPFPVPGFALRAVLGGLAGDVLGSQRVVPARLLDSGFVFAFPGIDEAIAAALDPRGVPAR